The segment CGACGACTCGGTTGCAAGCGGTAGGTTCACCTTCCCCTAGGATTGATGCAGAGGTACTGCTTCGTCACGCAACGGGGCATGACCGTACTTGGCTGTATACCTGGGGAGATCGTGAGTGCCCCCTCTGGGAGCAAGCACGATTTGATGCGTTGGTGGCTGCACGTGCTCAGGGAATGCCAATTGCCTATCTGACTGGTGAACGAGAATTTTGGGGACTGCGGCTGGCAACATCGCCAGAAACGCTGATTCCACGACCTGATACTGAAACCCTGGTTGAGACTGTGCTGATGCGTGCCAAAGCGAGGGCGGGGAGATTGCTGGATCTTGGCGCCGGCACTGGCGCTATTGCACTTGCGTTTGCCAGCGAGAAACCTCACTGGCAAGTAATAGGGGCGGATATTCGCCCAGAAGCAGTGGCGCTTGCAACGCGTAATGCACAAGCGCTAAAAATCGATAATGCTCAGTTCGTAATTAGCGATTGGTTTAGTGCGTTCGCTCAGTCCCCTCAAGCGGTTGCATTCGATATTATTGTTAGTAACCCGCCCTATATCGCTGCCGACGACCCACACTTGCGCCTGGGTGATGTGCGTTTTGAGCCATTATCGGCATTAGTGGCCGATGCTGACGGGATGGCGGATTTGCTGCATTTGATTAGCACTGCTTGTGGTTATCTTTCCGATGGAGGCTGGCTTGCCTTAGAGCATGGTTATACGCAAGCGGCCAACGTACGCACTGCGTTAGTGCGTGCTGGCTTCCAAAACGTTGAAAGTGTGCAAGACGTTGGAGGTCATGAACGGGTTACCCTGGGTCACCTTTAATAACTGCCTGATTCATCAGTATTGGATCCTGCCATGAAACCAAAAAATAGAACGCTGGACCGGATCGATCTTAAAATTTTGCGCTGTCTGCAGGAAAATGCGCGGATTTCCTATGTCGACCTTGCCGCTGAAGTCGGCTTATCCACAACCCCTTGTTTAGAGCGTGTTAAGCGCCTTGAGCGTGCGGGTATCATTCGCGGCTATCAAGCCATTCTTGATCCGCAGGCACTGAAAGCGAATTTGTTGGTCTTTGTGGAGATTAGCCTGGAGACACAGTCACCAGCTGTGTTCGATGAGTTTCGTCGGGCGGTAGAGAAATTACCGCAAATCCAAGAGTGTCACTTGGTGTCTGGCCAGTTTGATTATATTTTAAAATGCCGAATTCCTGAGATGTCAGCTTACCGACAGCTGCTAGGCGATGTCGTACTGACGCTGCCTGGGGTAAAAGAGTCCAAAAGCTATGTGGTAATGGAAGAAGTGAAAGAGAGCTTCAACTTACACATACCCGATTTCGAGGAATTTGAGGATAAGTAATCCGATGATGGATGATCAGGCGCTGCTGCGCTATAGCCGCCAAATTATGCTACCCGAAGTTGATATTCATGGGCAGGAGCTCCTGAGAAACGCTCATGCTCTGGTTGTTGGCGCTGGTGGGCTTGGGTCTCCCGTGGCGCTTTACTTAGCGGCTGCTGGCGTGGGCAACA is part of the Halomonas sp. GT genome and harbors:
- the prmC gene encoding peptide chain release factor N(5)-glutamine methyltransferase; translated protein: MSFDVPTFDALLRRATTRLQAVGSPSPRIDAEVLLRHATGHDRTWLYTWGDRECPLWEQARFDALVAARAQGMPIAYLTGEREFWGLRLATSPETLIPRPDTETLVETVLMRAKARAGRLLDLGAGTGAIALAFASEKPHWQVIGADIRPEAVALATRNAQALKIDNAQFVISDWFSAFAQSPQAVAFDIIVSNPPYIAADDPHLRLGDVRFEPLSALVADADGMADLLHLISTACGYLSDGGWLALEHGYTQAANVRTALVRAGFQNVESVQDVGGHERVTLGHL
- a CDS encoding Lrp/AsnC ligand binding domain-containing protein; translation: MKPKNRTLDRIDLKILRCLQENARISYVDLAAEVGLSTTPCLERVKRLERAGIIRGYQAILDPQALKANLLVFVEISLETQSPAVFDEFRRAVEKLPQIQECHLVSGQFDYILKCRIPEMSAYRQLLGDVVLTLPGVKESKSYVVMEEVKESFNLHIPDFEEFEDK